One Neodiprion pinetum isolate iyNeoPine1 chromosome 1, iyNeoPine1.2, whole genome shotgun sequence genomic window carries:
- the LOC138191394 gene encoding uncharacterized protein has translation MEKCVLEPSKEVKFLGFIFDSEKFCLRSPQSKRNQIYDLARKFQTISHCQIRKFAEFIGILVAASPGVRYGNLYIKNFEREKFLALQNTNGNYDKTMVISDNLIPDLEWWTRNIKECVNPIREDHFEMEIFSDASLTGWGVACEGNRSHGFWNMEERKEHINYLELKAVFYGLKCFAKDKHSCEILLRVDNTTALSYMNRMGSIQFPKLSNLSKEIWQWCEIRDLWIFTSYISSRDNKDADEESRVKQNETEWELASWAYNRVDTTFGKFDIDLFTSNVNAKCRKFVSWHRDPEACAVNAFTIPWTNLYFYAFPPFAVILRTIRKIIAEKANGMLVVLFWPTQPWYPLFQKLLAIPSVANLAFPGCREVIGQAFVMKGVPQESVQVVMVSLSEGTIKQYRKPLSLWWDSCQRKRANPFQAPVSFVLEFLTVSLSHVKTNGRLNSYRSALTLIVIGDIGQQPVIKRFFRGVAQLRPQSAKYEEIWDPDPVLCYLKTLWPHDTLSFEDLTKKLVMLLALVTAQRVQTLSKIRLSCMDKTDTEIKVKIIDRIKTSGLGRKQPLLCLPFFEKQPKLCVATVLDCYIKRSASLRPNNEDFLLITCKKPHRVATTQSIRRWIKEVMAKSGIDTNTFGSHSTRHAVTSAAYRRGVDIETIRKAAGWTVKSKVFARFYN, from the exons ATGGAAAAATGTGTCCTTGAACCATCGaaagaagtgaaatttttgggtttCATTTTTGATTCGGAAAAATTCTGTCTTAGATCACCACAAAGCAAGAGAAATCAAATATATGATCTCGCGAGAAAGTTTCAGACCATCAGTCATTGTCAAATCAGGAAATTTGCCGaatttattggaattttaGTAGCTGCCAGTCCCGGGGTTCGATATGGGAATTTATACAttaagaattttgaaagagaaaaatttttagctttGCAAAATACAAATGGAAATTACGATAAAACCATGGTAATATCGGACAATCTAATCCCAGACTTAGAGTGGTGGACAAGAAATATAAAAGAGTGCGTCAACCCGATAAGAGAAGACCATTTTGAGATGGAAATCTTCAGCGATGCCTCGTTAACAGGCTGGGGAGTAgcttgcgagggaaatcggtCACATGGGTTTTGGAACATGGAAGAGCGAAAAgaacatattaattatctcgAATTAAAAGCGGTATTTTACGGACTCAAATGCTTTGCCAAGGATAAACATTCGTGTGAAATTTTGCTTCGTGTCGATAATACGACGGCGTTATCGTACATGAACCGTATGGGTAGCATTCAGTTTCCAAAGTTGTCAAATTTGTCAAAGGAAATCTGGCAATGGTGCGAGATTCGCGACTTGTGGATTTTCACTTCATACATTAGTTCTCGCGACAATAAAGACGCAGACGAGGAATCGAGAGTCAAACAAAACGAAACCGAATGGGAATTAGCTAGCTGGGCATATAATCGAGTAGATACAACCTTCGGGAAATTCGACATAGATTTGTTCACATCGAATGTAAATGCAAAGTGCAGAAAATTCGTCTCATGGCACAGAGACCCAGAGGCGTGCGCGGTAAATGCTTTTACCATACCGTggacaaatttatatttctacGCTTTTCCACCATTCGCTGTCATCCTTAGaacaattagaaaaataattgctgAGAAAGCTAACGGGATGTTGGTTGTGCTTTTCTGGCCAACACAGCCGTGGTACCCCCTGTTTCAGAAATTGTTG GCAATTCCATCCGTTGCGAACCTCGCTTTCCCTGGTTGTCGGGAAGTTATCGGGCAAGCGTTTGTCATGAAAGGCGTTCCTCAGGAGTCCGTACAGGTTGTGATGGTATCGTTGTCCGAAGGAACCATTAAGCAATACCGGAAGCCATTAAGCCTCTGGTGGGATTCTTGTCAAAGGAAGAGAGCAAACCCTTTTCAGGCTCCAGTTTCATTTGTTCTCGAGTTTTTAACCGTCTCCTTATCCCACGTAAAAACTAATGGGAGGTTAAACTCGTATAGATCAGCTTTAACGTTAATAGTTATAGGCGATATAGGGCAACAGCCCGTTATAAAGAGATTCTTTCGAGGTGTGGCTCAGCTACGCCCGCAATCAgcaaaatatgaagaaatttGGGACCCTGACCCTGTTTTATGTTATCTAAAAACTCTTTGGCCGCACGACACTCTGTCGTTTGAGGATTTGACAAAGAAACTAGTCATGTTATTGGCGTTAGTGACAGCACAAAGAGTGCAAACGCTGTCAAAAATTAGATTAAGCTGTATGGATAAGACTGACACAGAGATTAAAGTCAAGATCATAGATCGTATAAAAACTTCGGGACTGGGGAGAAAGCAACCCTTATTGTGTCTGccgttttttgaaaaacaaccTAAGTTGTGTGTAGCTACGGTCTTAGACTGTTACATCAAGCGTTCGGCAAGTTTGCGACCTAATAACGAAGATTTCTTACTGATAACATGTAAAAAACCTCACCGTGTGGCAACAACGCAATCTATACGAAGGTGGATAAAGGAAGTGATGGCCAAAAGTGGCATTGATACAAATACTTTCGGTTCACACAGTACTAGACACGCGGTTACCTCCGCGGCATATCGCAGAGGTGTAGACATCGAAACAATCCGAAAAGCTGCTGGTTGGACGGTAAAATCGAAGGTGTTTGCGCGATTCTATAATTGA